The Capsicum annuum cultivar UCD-10X-F1 chromosome 3, UCD10Xv1.1, whole genome shotgun sequence genomic sequence aaataaagctatAGGGGAAATTAAATCTAAATGGGTCCAAATTCAGTATGATTATCTGCCAAAGTATTGTACAGAGTGTTGTTTACAAAGACATGATGAAGAAAACTACTGGAATAAACCTCCAAAGTTATATGACAAATAGAAGGAGGAAAGCAAGGAGGcaaaaacaaagataaatgaCAAAGAGAATAATATTTAGAGGAATCAATCCCATATTCAGAATAATGCAAAGAGAGGAATCACTGCTAATCATCAGTGGCTTACCAGAAAAAATAGGTATAGGAAGGATGTATTTGGTCATATTATGGGTAAGATGAATGgggaagaagaaaaggaaatacAAATATCCAATACTTTTGTAGCTCTTGAAGATGCAGATAACAAGGATGATAACAACAATGACAAGGGAGGAAATGGTGAAACAAACAAATAGAAAGGGGAAGATAAGATCAGTACAAAAGATTGGGTTACTAAAAGTTTTGGTAAAGGCAAAGAAGTTAGTCAAGAGGATAATTCAAATGATGAAAAACAAATAAATCAGGAGGAAGTCGATAGGGATGCAAAGAATAATAGTGTAAAAGATCACAACAGAGTGAAGGAACAGAATAAGTCAAGTGAAATATTGGATCCAAGGGAAGATAGTAGCAAGGAGAAAATATTACAAACTGACAGGGATCAGTGTATACAggaagaaaaggatgaaaaaatgtAATTGCAGGTATATGATGAAGAGTTGCAGGAGTTAATGGTATTGGAGGAGATCTCATGCATAGCAATGCAAGTACAGAACTTGCTGGAAAGTAGTAATCAGAAAAATAAAGACCTAGATAAGAATGATCTTGAAGAAAATATCAACCAGGTGGCTAAAGCAGCAGATCTGTCACCTAAACAAATAGAGACTTTGAAGGAGAAGCAaggaggaaaaaagaagaagaaaaagaatggtaGTGGAGCAGAGGCTAAATCACAGACAATACATACAAGGAGTCACATAGTTAAATCAAAAACTAAATGAATGCATTGATCTAGAACATAAGGTCAGTTAACCCCCAACAGGAATTTACTAGACTTATAACAATGCAAAAAAGATACCAGTGTTACTTCATTGGATTAATGGAACCTTTTCAAGATGGTAAGTATATTGAAGAGAATAGGAGGAGGCTAGGTATGAAGCATGTTGTACTAAATGTATCTGAAAAAATTTGGGTATTCATGGAAGAGAATATGGAATTTAGTATTGTGAAAGATGAAGAGCAGCAGTTAACTTTGATGATTTCCAATCAAAATGCAGGTATCTCATTGTTGGTTACTTTAGTGTATGCTATATGTAATGCAAATGAGAGGTTGTTACTTTGGGATTCATTAACTGATTTGTCAGATTCTTATCAAATGCCTTGGCTAATAAGAGGGGATTTCAATGTAATAAGAAGTGAGGAGGAAAAAATGGAGGTTTTACCTGTTACATTTAACGAAACACATGATTTTAATCAGTGGATCAGTTTATGTAACATGGAAGAAGTTCTATTTAAATGGAGTAAATTTACTTGGTAGAATAAGAGAACAGATGAGGATTGCATATTCAAGAAGTTAGACATGATTTAGTGCAATGATAGAATGCAAAACATTTTTCAGCTGATGGAAGTGGAGCATCCAGCTAGGAGTGGATCTAATCATTCTCTTATGCTAATTCAATGTAAAACAAAAAGTGAACACATAGTGAGATTATttagatttctaaatttttggctAAAGGAGGAAACTTATTTGAAGGTGATTAAACATAATTGGAATTCACAGATTGAAGGAAATCCATTTATAGTGTTTAATCAGAAGTTGAAAAACACTAAGTCAGCTTTAGCTAAATAAAGTAAAGAGTATTTTGGTAATATATTCCAGGAAAATGCTACACTGGAGGATATTATTaggataagagaaaaatattctGAGGAAGATCCTAGTGGAATGAACAGAGCTAATTTGTATAAAGCTCATGCTGAACTGAATATATAGTTAAAAAGGGAGGAATATTACTGAAGACAAAAGGTTGGGTATGAATGGTTCAAGGATGGAGAAAGAAATACCAAATTATTTCACACTATAGTGAAAGGAAGAAGAAATAGGCTTAGGATCAGTAAGATTCAGAATGAAAATGATGAATGGTTGGAGGAAGTACCAAATATTGCAGAGCCTGCAGTTAATTTTTTTCAGAAATAGTTCACCAAATAAAAAGATACAGAAGATTTCAGCATGCTGGAGGAAATACCAAAGGTGGTGACTGaagaacaaaatacaaaaataatgagaattCCTGATGAGGAGGAGGTCAAAAAAGCTGTGATGGGGCTAAATAGGGATAGAGCAGGTGGACCAAATGGGATGACAGGGGCATTCTACCAAGATGCATGGGAGATTATTAAACAGGACATTCACAAAATAGTAAAAACTTTCTTTTGTGGATTTTAACTTGCTAAATTCATTACtcatacaaatttggtattaTTACCAAAAAAGTTAGTAGTGAATAATTTTTCTGACATGAGGCCTATCTCACTTAGTAATTTTGTCAATAAGATTTTTTCAAGAATAGTTCATGAAAGGATTAAAGGAGTTTTAGTTTAATTGATATCTCCAAAGCAGGCAGGTTTTGTTCAAGGAAGGATTATTGCTAAGAATACTCTGGTAGTACAGGAAATTGTTTCTGAAATTAGAAAGAGAGGTAAACCACCTAACATGGTTTTAAAGCTTGACATAATGAAAGCTTATGATAGAGTAGAATGGCTATTTTTAACAAAGGTATTGAGATCATTTGTTTTTTCAGAGGTGCTGATAGACATGGTCTTTAGACTCTTGGAAAATAATTGGTATTCAATACTTATAAATGGTCAACCTAAAGGATTTTTTAGATTTATAAGAGGGTTAAAGCAGGGGGATCCATTGTCGCCAACTTTGTTTATAATAGCAGCATAGGCACTATCAAGGTCACTGAAGAAATTGATGCAGAAGAAGGATTTCAAGTTGTTTAGGATGCCAAGAGGAAGTTAAAAATTGAATCACCTTGcatttgcagatgatatgatcaTATTGTGCAAAGCTGAAGTGAAAACTTTACAGTTGGTTACTGCAGTTTTGGATAAATATGAGGAAATATCAGGACAGAAAATAAACAATGAGAAGAGTGCAATTTATTTACACAAAGGGTTATCCAATGGAGTAAAGGTGTTAGCAGAAGTGCTACTGGTATTTTGAGAAGAGAATTCCCTTTTTTTTACCTCGGGTGCCCTATCTTTTACATGAGAAAGAAGAAAGACTATTATCAGCAGCTACTGAACAGAATTGCTAGTAAGGTGCAAACATGGAAGGGCAAATTGCTTTCTTATAGAGGTAGAGCTGTAGCCTGTACTGATTAAGCATGTATTATAGAGTATCCTAATACATTGTTTATCTGTATTGAACCCTCCCATGAATGTATTGACTACTATTCAAAGAATGATAACTCAATTTTTTTAGAGTAGTAAAATTTAAGAGAAGGGAATGCATTGGGTAAGATGGAAAATAGTGTGTTTACCACAAGAGGAAAGGGGATTGAGTTTTAAAAGAATTGTTGATATCTCTATGGCATTGTTCTGTAAAGTTTGAAGGACTTTCAGGACTACAAAAACAATTTAGagggattatatatttaataaatattgcAAAGAGGAGCATCCAAAAGTAGTAATGTGGAAAATAGGTATAGGTGGATCACAAGTGTGGAAAAAGATGCTAATAGCAAGAGACATGGTAGAGCATTTGATAGTATGGCAAGTAAAGCAAAGAAACAGTGATATATGGTTGGACAACTCGACTGGACTAGGAGATTATATTCTATAATGGAAGGAGCTGATGGAGATCAAAGTCAATATAAACAGATTAAAGATTTAATCAGAAATGATACATGGGATGAAcaattgattagatctttattcACAGATGAGGTGACAAATCATGTTATTAACAAAGTGATCTATCTATCAGGTGAAGAGGAGGATTGGCCTATATGGAGTATTGAACCAAAAGGTCTATTCACAGTCAAATTAGCTTGGTAGTATATAAGGAATAGGGAAGGGATAGATAATATTTTCAAGAAGATTTGGCTGAAAGGTATACCTTTTAAGATTAGCTTTTTCATGTGGAGATTATGGAGAAGAAGAATTCTTGTGGATGATACAGTTAGGAGATGGGGGATGCAGGGTCCATCTAAGTGCTGATGTTGTGGTGCCCCGAAAGTGGAGACAATTGCTCATGTTTTCAGGAACACTTTTAAAGCTAGTaggacttggtcctatttttcttcttttgcaggtattcatattcataatttgACTCTAAGGGGAATAATCCTAAGATGGTGGAACACTGAAGTGAAAGGAATAGAAAAACCATACTACTTTTCTCTTCCTAGCATGATTCTATGGGAACTGTAGAGGAGTAGGAACAGGAAGAAATATGAAGCTAAGGAAACTACAGGATTGAGGATCATATATAATGTGACAAGGAATCTTAGAATAATGTTGAAGGTTAGAAAACTAGAAATGGAATTCCCAACAGAATAGCCATACATAATTGCAGAATTGGGCAGCTTACAAACAAGAGTAAAAGCTATTATAGTACTGTGGATTGCATCAAGAAAGGTTGGGTAAAATACAATACAGATGAAGCTGTGACAGGAGAGAAAGGAGATAGTTCATATGCTTTTTGTTTGAGGGATGAGAAAGGAGATGTGATATTTTCTAACGGAGAACCACAACATTATGTAGATAGTATGCAAGCAGAGACTAATACAATCTTATATGCAGCAAAGCATTGTTTACAATCAAAGCATAATAAGATTATTATTCAGATGAACTCCCTACTCATGTAGAAGGTATTGACAAATGAATGGTTTTGTCCATGGAACATATCAAATACAATAAAGTAGATACACAGTTTCATGCAAAACAAGCAAGTTCAATATCAGCACATCTATAGGGAGGGCAATCAATTAGCTGATTATTTAGCTAACTTAGTAATAGACACAGGTGCTTTCACCATCACAAGTTATCAACAattagagaaaagaagaaaagtcaTATTAAATAGTGATAAATGGCAAAGCCCATACTTGAGGATCATACCAACAAGATGATAAGGCACAGAAAGACATTTAACCTTAATAGTTTACATGTAATATTTATACAGAAGTATGTATCATCAATGAAATTGCATGTACCACTAATCTTTTACAGTCAATAATTCTCAGCATCAAGGAAGTGTAGATGGACTAGATCGAGATGCAAAAATATGAGAAGGAAAAGACTACATTAAGTCTTTCCTTTTCTTCATATTTATCAGATCTATGGAGTACAAACAAAAGAAGTTGGAGTCAATCTGATTAGATCCAGAAAATATGATAGGAAATAAGAAGAGGGTAGCATACTTAGCTGTTATACAACATCCCAGCAGACCAGAGTTCTCTTAGTTGCACAAAAGCTTTCATATTTACTCAACTGTTGGATACAACTATGGAGAGGAGAGCATCAATATTTAGGcgaaaaagaaaatcaaagagtAAATGTTCAAGGGGAGTCCATTCATTATCTCTGTAAGTTGAACGAAATGGGTAATCAAGAGGGAGAAGCTGCGAGATCGATCAACATCAATCAGAGGAGGAATCGAgtgaaaaaaataagcaaaagtgTAAAACGCGGTGGAGTTGAGATGCAGATtaagaaactattttttttagaaaccctactctttctatttgttatttttgtgtttttgggttGGGCCGGGTATGGTGAATAATGGTAGGTAGCTGTATTTTTGTATGATGGGTTGGTCCATTAAgttttgattattaataaaatgcaaaattaaacaaaaaaaaattggctGAGGTAAAATCTAAAACAAAAATCTATTGGGTTGAGAGTAAAATTTTGGGCAGTATCTTTTCTTTGTTggcaaaagagagagagagagagtatagTTTGTTGTGTTTGGtatagtggttttaaagtttggAGGTATCTTGGgtaataaaaatttatgaaattactaGTTCATCCTTAGTTGACGAGTTAATTACAAAAATACCAAGAAAACAATGCAATTCGTGCCATTTTCTTTCGTGCCAAAtagttttttcattaaaaaaaagatagTCACGTGTAATAAAGTTCTATTATGCGGGGAATTTAGAGAATGACCTGACCAGAAGGTGAAAAATGTGACCTTTCTATTTAAAAAGCTTGTTGGAGTCTCTCATACTCTTGTTACTAGGAATCAATCTGTTGTAGTGGAGCCAATTTCCTTTATTGTAACAATTTATATCAGAAAATTATATGAGATGGTTTTCATAGTGGgtggttttattttttaattcccATAAAAAAAGTCTGTAAATACTAACATTTCTTCCTTCCCTTTTATGTATAGAATAAGTTTATTTTTATctctctacacctcaaatatttttaaacttctcATGTTAAtttgtctctcaacttctatttttatttcttcttctttcttttctctttttttatttttccttaattttaagttttttttactttttattttattttaattcaattatctcaatctttatttgtcttttatttttttttaaaaaaaatcttaaatatttttttttcatttatttttctcaacctttatttttcttttgttttttatttttagaatttctcattgtttcttctttattttctttaattttcctcaaactttaattttatttttttcttctcatttttgtttttatcaatcttttttttttcttttttttgtttattattcttctcttttttcttaactcTATTTTATcgttctttttttcctttttttctcattttttttttcaacttctattatattttacttataaCTAAAAAGATGGATAATCCAAAAAGACTTAtttctttgacatcaaagtaaatttaagggcGTGAGCTGTTGTTTAGAAGTTTtttgggataagtcttgcctttGAGTCAAAAGTTAtggaacatctcataaatcaagacacaatgtgatagtgtggAGTCTTGCTCgtgaggcataacttgttgttagAAAATCCATCAAGACATGGTGTGGTAGCATCAACACTTATCCATGgggtataatttttttctttctttttttttttggggggggggggggggggggggggggggtccttggactaagtcttgtcttagattaatagagcatctcataaatcatgacacaatgtggtagtgtcaactcatGCCTATGAGGTGTAACTAGTGGACTAAGTATTGCCTCTAAGGACAAaggttatagaacatctcataaatcaaaacataatgtggtggtgtcaactcttgcccatgaggtgtaacttgttgtttgaaagtccttggactaagtttgcctctaaggcaagagttatagaacatcttataaatcaaaatactatgtggtagtgtcaactcttacccattggacataacttattgtttgaaagtctttgattTGTATAATacctcataaatcaagacacaatgtggtattGTCAACTTTTGtccatgaggcataacttgttgtttaaaagtccttgggctaagttttgcctccgaggcaagagttataaaacatctcataaatcaaaataaatgtgGCATTGTCAAATCTtgtccatggggcgtaacttattgtttgaaagtctttggatTAAGTCTGACCTCTAAGGCGAGAATAATATAATATctcataagttaaaacataatatgatagcgtcaactctttcccatggggcataacttgttgtttgaaagccCTTGGTCTGAGTTTCCTCTAAGACAaaagttatagagcatctcatagaTCAATGCACAATGTCATAATGTCAACCCTTGTCCATGTGgtataacttattgtttgataGTCCTTcggctaagttttgcctctaatgcaagagttatagagcattacTCAAGTcaaaaacacaatgtggtagtgttgaATCTTGCCCAATGTAcgtaatttattatttaaaaatcctTGAGATAGGTCGTGCCTCTAAGGAaggagttgtagaatatctcataaatcaagacataatgtagtagtgtcaactattgttcatggggcataacttgttgtttgaatgtccttggtctaagtcttgcctctaaggtaagagttatagaacatctcataaagcaaaacataatgtggtagtgtcaactcttgcccaaggggcataacttgttg encodes the following:
- the LOC124896733 gene encoding uncharacterized protein LOC124896733: MEPFQDGKYIEENRRRLGMKHVVLNVSEKIWVFMEENMEFSIVKDEEQQLTLMISNQNADTEDFSMLEEIPKVVTEEQNTKIMRIPDEEEVKKAVMGLNRDRAGGPNGMTGAFYQDAWEIIKQDIHKIAGFVQGRIIAKNTLVVQEIVSEIRKRDDMIILCKAEVKTLQLVTAVLDKYEEISGQKINNEKSAIYLHKGLSNGVKVLAEVLLVF